From a single Couchioplanes caeruleus genomic region:
- a CDS encoding PqqD family protein, with product MQLGTHPARAYLLDLPDPSAAALLDLLDGTRPERTILRHAAALGVPAKDALALLDGLHEAGLVLPAAALCPATLDEDTRHRLSSEAAAIALRPTPSPHPATSAAGPAAPAGVLRRRRAARVAVAGRGRLAAGIAVALAEAGIGHVHADVPGTVTHHDRPGSPLREADPGQPRADAIAAAIRRAAPTTQTRPVRRGGASLVVQLEYDQPVALLAAGYAQRRQPYLPVAIREGVPVIGPLVRAPGGPCLNCLDLHRRDRETHVLDGSTPTGSPATPDHPEWARHRPGPAEPCAVSTLLAATGYAVGEVLAFIDGDPSTALGAEIELSSPGRIRRRSWTSHPACFCTPGRSSVRSP from the coding sequence GTGCAACTCGGCACCCATCCCGCCCGTGCCTACCTGCTGGACCTCCCGGACCCCTCGGCCGCGGCGCTGCTCGACCTTCTCGACGGCACCCGCCCCGAACGCACGATCCTGCGCCACGCCGCAGCCCTCGGCGTACCCGCGAAGGACGCGCTCGCCCTCCTGGACGGCCTCCACGAGGCGGGCCTCGTCCTGCCGGCGGCGGCCCTGTGCCCGGCCACCCTCGACGAAGACACCCGCCACCGCCTCTCCAGCGAGGCCGCCGCGATAGCTCTCCGCCCCACCCCCTCCCCACACCCCGCCACGTCGGCTGCCGGCCCCGCTGCACCGGCGGGCGTCCTGCGCCGCCGCCGGGCCGCGCGAGTCGCCGTCGCAGGCCGCGGGAGGCTCGCCGCCGGCATCGCGGTCGCGCTGGCCGAAGCCGGCATCGGGCACGTCCACGCCGACGTACCCGGAACGGTCACCCATCACGACCGCCCCGGCAGCCCGCTGCGCGAGGCCGACCCAGGCCAGCCCCGCGCCGACGCCATCGCCGCGGCCATCCGCCGGGCCGCCCCCACGACGCAGACCCGGCCGGTACGCCGCGGCGGCGCGTCGCTCGTCGTCCAGCTCGAGTACGACCAGCCGGTAGCCCTGCTCGCCGCCGGTTACGCACAACGGCGTCAGCCCTACCTGCCGGTTGCCATCCGCGAGGGTGTGCCGGTCATCGGCCCGCTCGTCCGCGCCCCCGGCGGACCCTGCCTGAACTGCCTGGACCTGCACCGCCGAGACCGCGAAACACACGTCCTCGACGGCTCGACGCCCACGGGCAGCCCGGCCACGCCCGACCACCCGGAGTGGGCACGTCACCGCCCGGGACCGGCGGAGCCGTGCGCCGTCTCGACCCTGCTCGCCGCCACCGGCTACGCCGTCGGGGAGGTTCTCGCGTTCATCGACGGCGACCCCTCCACGGCGCTCGGGGCGGAGATCGAGCTCAGCTCACCGGGCCGGATCCGCCGCCGGAGCTGGACCTCTCATCCCGCGTGTTTCTGCACGCCCGGGCGGTCGTCCGTACGTTCGCCCTGA